Proteins from a genomic interval of Clostridium scatologenes:
- the dapB gene encoding 4-hydroxy-tetrahydrodipicolinate reductase, which produces MVKIILSGCNGKMGKVISKLVDSSSELTIVAGIDKNTEKINFPVFSDISKCTVDADVILDFSRPDALEGLLKYSKEKNIGIVLCTTGYTKEQIDEINKASKEIPVFRSANMSIGINVINKVLRNISELLYKDFDIEIIEKHHNQKVDAPSGTAILLGNTIKDSIPEETKFVYGREGISKRTHDEIGIHAVRGGSIVGDHEIIFAGKDEIIELKHTAMSRDIFAIGALKACQFMFGKVKGLYSMDDVLK; this is translated from the coding sequence ATGGTTAAAATTATACTAAGTGGATGTAATGGCAAAATGGGAAAAGTTATATCGAAATTAGTAGATAGCTCTTCTGAATTAACTATTGTAGCTGGAATAGATAAAAACACTGAAAAAATTAATTTCCCAGTATTTTCAGACATATCTAAGTGTACTGTTGATGCTGACGTTATTCTAGATTTTTCAAGACCTGATGCCTTAGAAGGACTACTTAAATATAGCAAAGAAAAAAATATAGGAATCGTTCTTTGCACTACAGGATATACTAAGGAACAAATTGATGAAATAAATAAAGCATCAAAAGAGATACCTGTATTCCGTTCAGCTAATATGTCCATAGGAATTAATGTTATAAACAAAGTATTAAGAAATATAAGCGAATTACTCTATAAGGATTTTGATATTGAAATAATAGAAAAGCACCATAATCAAAAGGTTGATGCTCCAAGTGGCACTGCTATTCTTCTTGGTAATACTATAAAAGATTCTATACCTGAAGAAACTAAATTTGTTTATGGAAGAGAAGGCATATCAAAAAGAACTCATGACGAAATAGGAATACATGCAGTTAGAGGTGGTTCTATAGTTGGTGACCATGAGATTATATTTGCTGGCAAGGACGAAATTATAGAATTAAAGCATACGGCCATGTCAAGAGATATATTTGCTATTGGAGCTCTCAAAGCTTGTCAATTTATGTTTGGGAAAGTTAAAGGATTATATTCTATGGATGATGTGTTGAAATAA
- a CDS encoding ABC transporter permease, translating to MKLRKRLVLFLQGFVMVNVLWYIAAAVVNMKALPRPTEIYFNIDKLYGEKLYVHVLVSLYRVMGGLTISLIIGLSLGLLMAYSRLWHKLLNPLVYFTYPIPKTALLPVLMLLFGLKDTSKIILIVLIVVFQVIVAVRDSVLNISKENYNLIKSLGASKIQIFKNVTLPAILPELLTNLRVSMGTAISILFFAEGYGTNYGIGYYIMDAWNRIDYISMYSGIVVISLLGFGMFTLIDMLEEKLCRWKNT from the coding sequence ATGAAATTAAGAAAAAGACTGGTATTATTTTTGCAGGGTTTTGTGATGGTTAATGTGTTGTGGTATATAGCTGCAGCTGTGGTAAATATGAAAGCTTTGCCAAGACCCACAGAAATATATTTTAATATAGATAAATTGTATGGAGAAAAACTATATGTTCATGTCCTAGTAAGTCTTTATAGAGTAATGGGTGGACTTACGATTTCTTTAATTATAGGACTTTCTTTAGGATTACTTATGGCATATTCTAGGTTATGGCATAAGCTGTTGAATCCTTTAGTGTATTTTACCTACCCAATTCCTAAAACAGCTCTGCTTCCAGTATTAATGTTGTTGTTTGGACTCAAAGATACTTCAAAGATTATTCTTATAGTTTTGATTGTTGTATTTCAAGTTATTGTAGCAGTAAGAGATTCAGTACTTAATATCTCAAAGGAAAACTATAATCTAATAAAAAGTCTTGGAGCTTCAAAAATTCAAATATTTAAAAATGTAACCTTGCCAGCAATCCTTCCTGAACTTTTGACAAACTTAAGAGTATCAATGGGAACAGCTATATCTATTCTGTTTTTTGCAGAAGGCTATGGAACTAATTATGGCATTGGTTATTATATCATGGATGCATGGAATAGAATTGACTACATAAGTATGTATTCAGGGATTGTAGTGATTAGTTTGTTGGGCTTTGGGATGTTTACTTTAATAGATATGCTTGAAGAAAAATTATGCAGATGGAAAAACACATAG
- a CDS encoding UbiA-like polyprenyltransferase, whose protein sequence is MVLSKVGKKINDYATLVMFSHTIFSLSFAVISMMLASKGSPSIHTIFWIIVAFMGARTGANAINRVIDAEIDEKNPRTFMRQLPQRMLKKKEVIVFTAVCFLVMVIAAAMLNPLCVMLSPIALFLMIIYSYTKRFTWTCHLVLGITSAAAPVGAWIAVTGEISWVALFMGAANTLWVSGFDIIYGAQDYEFDTINGIHSIPARFGIKNALCFAALFHVVTVILLVFVGILSGELGVIYYIGLGIISILFIMEHRIVSPDNLTNVKIASYGINQIISITFLIFGFVAVIVK, encoded by the coding sequence ATGGTATTGAGTAAGGTTGGGAAAAAGATAAATGATTATGCTACTCTTGTTATGTTTTCTCATACCATCTTTTCATTATCTTTTGCAGTTATTTCCATGATGCTTGCAAGCAAAGGAAGTCCATCCATACATACGATATTTTGGATTATAGTGGCCTTTATGGGAGCAAGGACAGGAGCTAATGCTATAAATAGAGTTATTGATGCTGAAATTGATGAAAAAAACCCACGTACTTTTATGAGACAGTTGCCTCAGAGAATGCTAAAAAAGAAAGAGGTTATAGTGTTTACTGCGGTGTGCTTTTTAGTTATGGTTATAGCTGCAGCAATGCTTAATCCATTATGTGTAATGCTTTCTCCAATAGCATTGTTTTTGATGATAATTTACTCATATACAAAGAGGTTTACATGGACTTGTCATTTAGTATTAGGAATAACTTCAGCTGCAGCACCTGTAGGTGCATGGATTGCTGTAACTGGAGAAATTTCTTGGGTTGCATTATTTATGGGAGCAGCAAATACTCTATGGGTTTCAGGATTTGATATTATTTATGGAGCTCAGGATTATGAATTTGATACTATAAATGGTATTCATTCAATACCTGCAAGGTTTGGTATAAAAAATGCCCTTTGTTTTGCAGCATTGTTTCATGTAGTAACAGTAATTTTACTTGTTTTTGTTGGTATTTTAAGTGGAGAGTTGGGAGTGATTTATTATATAGGTCTTGGAATTATATCGATTTTGTTTATAATGGAGCATAGAATCGTATCGCCGGATAATTTAACTAATGTGAAGATTGCCTCTTATGGGATAAATCAGATTATAAGCATAACATTTTTAATATTTGGATTTGTAGCTGTAATTGTAAAATAG
- a CDS encoding peptidase U32 family protein: MKKMFNKRELELLAPVGTFKDFENILHSGADAFYMGGKKFNMRVHRKDHNLSNEELEKAIDLAHGLGKKVYITFNNMMDSSEIEESRDFLKFLESVKPDALIIQDFGALKLIKDEGIKLNIHLSVMANVHNLGMIRLAKKLGVTRVVTSRECSFMDIKSFVKEVPEMEYEYFIHGDMCSVHGSQCHYGGILFGKSSNRGQCMKPCRWPFKDCTGNKNIYPLAVKDICLYRHIPELIMSGVNSFKIEGRMRGSDYLNSIINHYRKAIDRFIEDPTGYTTNEKVSSFFYDNRVRNLSTAYAFKNPGASNIDITGEREPRVFSRPIEEFDITEERVEELKELLKVDYPKDKNKMELAVKVNSLEALKRAYDGGADLIYAAGEVYRPDKPFTKQQLKEAVEYAKGKKVFYVLPRMSFERQRIELNYLIPELKKIGIAGVLVGNSGEIYEFYDSDMEFRGDFSLNIYNDHAAAFYEKQGLSSVTFSIEASAKAAKSVFLKTKTPIELIVQGTPGVMYMEHCLIAAEHGKTSADFCNNYCSSGAFDLKDEKGISHKVYSDQYCKNYIILTKDICYLPILKELKGLGVSAFRIEAQHYTPEQVEKVTAIYRNIIDNLQEFQWSYEHALKLTDITGRRQSIQSMNY; the protein is encoded by the coding sequence ATGAAAAAAATGTTTAATAAAAGAGAGTTAGAGCTACTTGCGCCAGTTGGAACCTTTAAAGATTTTGAAAACATACTTCATAGTGGTGCAGATGCATTTTATATGGGTGGAAAAAAATTTAATATGAGAGTGCATAGAAAAGATCATAACTTATCTAATGAAGAATTAGAGAAGGCTATAGATTTGGCACATGGTTTGGGTAAGAAGGTATACATAACCTTTAATAATATGATGGATAGTAGTGAAATAGAAGAATCTAGAGATTTTTTAAAGTTCCTTGAAAGTGTAAAGCCAGATGCTTTAATAATTCAAGATTTTGGAGCTCTTAAGCTTATAAAAGATGAGGGTATTAAGTTAAATATTCATCTTAGTGTAATGGCTAATGTACATAATTTAGGTATGATAAGGCTTGCAAAAAAGCTTGGAGTAACCAGAGTAGTAACTTCAAGGGAATGTTCTTTTATGGATATAAAAAGCTTTGTAAAAGAAGTTCCAGAAATGGAGTATGAATATTTTATACATGGAGACATGTGTTCAGTACATGGTTCACAATGTCATTATGGCGGAATTCTTTTTGGCAAAAGCAGTAATAGAGGTCAGTGTATGAAACCGTGCAGATGGCCTTTTAAGGATTGTACAGGAAATAAAAACATATATCCTTTAGCAGTGAAAGATATATGCCTCTACAGACATATACCAGAGCTCATTATGTCTGGTGTAAATTCCTTTAAGATTGAAGGAAGAATGAGGGGAAGCGATTATCTAAATTCCATAATAAATCATTATAGAAAAGCAATAGATAGATTTATAGAAGATCCCACAGGATATACAACTAATGAAAAGGTAAGCAGCTTTTTTTATGACAACAGAGTAAGAAATCTATCTACTGCCTATGCCTTTAAAAATCCAGGAGCGTCAAATATAGATATAACAGGAGAAAGAGAACCAAGGGTTTTTAGCAGACCAATAGAAGAATTTGATATAACAGAAGAAAGAGTTGAAGAACTTAAGGAATTACTTAAGGTAGACTATCCTAAAGATAAAAATAAGATGGAATTAGCTGTTAAAGTTAACAGTTTAGAGGCATTAAAAAGAGCCTATGATGGTGGTGCAGATTTAATTTATGCAGCTGGAGAAGTATATAGACCAGACAAGCCTTTTACAAAACAACAATTGAAGGAAGCTGTAGAGTATGCAAAGGGGAAAAAAGTTTTTTATGTATTGCCTAGAATGAGTTTTGAAAGACAAAGAATAGAATTGAACTATTTGATTCCCGAGCTAAAGAAAATTGGAATAGCAGGAGTTCTTGTAGGAAATTCAGGTGAGATTTATGAATTTTATGACAGTGATATGGAATTCAGAGGAGACTTCAGTCTTAATATATACAATGATCATGCAGCAGCTTTTTATGAAAAGCAGGGATTAAGTTCTGTAACTTTTTCAATAGAAGCATCCGCAAAAGCAGCAAAATCAGTTTTTTTAAAAACTAAAACACCTATTGAATTAATAGTACAGGGAACACCAGGAGTAATGTATATGGAGCATTGCTTAATAGCTGCAGAGCATGGAAAAACTTCTGCAGATTTTTGTAATAATTATTGCAGTAGTGGAGCATTTGATCTTAAGGATGAGAAAGGAATAAGTCATAAAGTATATAGTGATCAATATTGTAAGAATTACATAATACTCACAAAAGATATATGTTATCTTCCTATACTTAAAGAATTAAAGGGATTAGGAGTATCGGCTTTTAGAATAGAGGCACAGCATTATACTCCTGAGCAGGTAGAAAAAGTTACAGCTATTTATAGAAATATTATAGACAATCTTCAAGAGTTTCAGTGGAGCTATGAGCATGCCTTAAAGCTTACAGATATAACAGGTAGAAGGCAGAGCATTCAATCGATGAATTATTAA
- a CDS encoding aspartate-semialdehyde dehydrogenase — MNYNVAVVGCTGMVGRKFIEVLVERNFPVAEIYFFASAKSAGKVLKFKDKDVTVEELKEDNIKNKKIDFALFSAGGSVSKEFAPIFAKYGATAIDNSSAWRMDPEVPLVVPEVNPEDIKWNKGIIANPNCSTIQAVVALKPLYDKYGIKRIIYSTYQAVSGAGMGGYNDLVEGYKGTTPKKFPYAIAGNVLPHIDVFLENGYTKEEMKMINETQKILHDDNLKITATTVRVPVVYGHSESINVELNKEFDIKDIFSLYKNAEGIILKDDVDNLVYPMPIEAAGHDEVYVGRLRKDFSIDNGLNLWVVADNIRKGAASNAIQIAECIVNGNK; from the coding sequence ATGAATTATAATGTAGCAGTAGTTGGTTGTACAGGAATGGTCGGAAGAAAATTTATAGAAGTATTGGTTGAAAGAAATTTTCCAGTAGCTGAAATTTACTTTTTCGCATCTGCAAAATCCGCTGGCAAGGTATTAAAATTTAAAGACAAAGATGTTACTGTTGAAGAATTAAAAGAAGATAACATAAAAAATAAAAAAATAGACTTTGCCTTATTTTCTGCAGGGGGCAGCGTAAGTAAGGAATTTGCACCTATCTTTGCAAAATATGGTGCTACCGCTATAGATAACAGTAGTGCTTGGAGAATGGATCCAGAAGTACCTTTAGTAGTTCCTGAAGTAAATCCTGAAGATATTAAATGGAATAAAGGAATAATAGCTAATCCTAATTGTTCTACAATACAAGCAGTTGTAGCTTTAAAACCTTTATATGATAAATATGGTATAAAGAGAATAATTTATTCTACTTATCAAGCAGTATCCGGTGCTGGCATGGGAGGCTACAATGATTTAGTTGAAGGTTATAAAGGTACTACACCTAAAAAATTTCCTTATGCTATAGCAGGTAATGTTTTACCACATATAGATGTGTTTTTAGAAAATGGATATACAAAAGAAGAAATGAAAATGATAAATGAAACACAAAAAATATTACATGATGATAATTTAAAAATAACAGCTACAACAGTAAGAGTTCCTGTTGTATATGGTCATAGTGAAAGTATAAATGTAGAATTAAATAAAGAATTTGATATAAAGGATATCTTCTCTCTTTATAAAAATGCTGAAGGCATTATATTAAAAGACGACGTAGATAACCTTGTTTATCCAATGCCTATAGAAGCTGCTGGTCATGATGAAGTTTATGTTGGAAGATTAAGAAAAGATTTCAGTATAGATAACGGACTAAACCTATGGGTTGTAGCAGACAATATAAGAAAAGGTGCAGCTTCTAATGCAATACAAATTGCTGAGTGTATTGTAAATGGAAATAAATAA
- the dapA gene encoding 4-hydroxy-tetrahydrodipicolinate synthase: protein MSLFKGSAVAIVTPFKDGGVDFKKLEELLEWHIKSSTDAIVICGTTGEASTMSEQERKETIKFTVDVVKKRIPVIAGTGSNNTAASINMSKWAESIGVDGLLVITPYYNKTTQKGLVEHFKAIATSVKSPIIIYNVPGRTGLNILPKTLKVLCELDNIVAVKEASGNISQIAEIKALCGNKLDIYSGNDDQIIPIMALGGIGVISVLANIIPKDVHDMCKLFLNGKIEEALKIQLDSLALTNALFIETNPIPVKTAMNIMGMNVGDLRLPLCEMVSNNLDVLKKELENYGLLK, encoded by the coding sequence ATGAGTTTATTCAAAGGTTCAGCTGTTGCTATCGTTACTCCTTTTAAAGATGGAGGCGTTGATTTTAAGAAGTTAGAAGAGCTTCTTGAATGGCATATTAAGTCTAGTACAGATGCTATAGTAATTTGTGGAACTACTGGTGAAGCTTCTACTATGTCTGAACAAGAAAGAAAAGAAACAATTAAATTTACAGTTGATGTAGTAAAAAAAAGAATACCAGTAATAGCAGGTACAGGATCAAATAATACTGCTGCATCTATTAATATGAGTAAATGGGCAGAGAGTATAGGAGTAGATGGACTTTTAGTAATAACGCCTTACTACAATAAGACTACACAAAAAGGTCTTGTTGAACACTTTAAAGCTATTGCAACTAGTGTTAAAAGTCCTATTATTATTTATAATGTTCCTGGAAGAACAGGATTAAATATACTTCCAAAAACATTAAAAGTATTATGTGAACTAGATAATATAGTTGCTGTTAAAGAAGCTAGTGGGAATATAAGCCAAATAGCTGAAATAAAAGCTCTTTGTGGTAATAAACTTGATATATATTCTGGAAATGATGATCAAATAATTCCTATAATGGCTTTAGGAGGAATTGGTGTTATATCTGTACTTGCAAATATAATTCCTAAGGATGTACATGATATGTGCAAATTATTCTTAAATGGTAAAATAGAAGAAGCATTAAAAATACAATTAGATTCTTTGGCTTTAACAAATGCACTATTCATAGAAACGAACCCAATACCTGTTAAAACAGCTATGAATATCATGGGAATGAATGTTGGAGATTTAAGACTTCCTCTTTGTGAAATGGTTTCAAATAATCTAGATGTTTTGAAAAAAGAACTTGAAAATTATGGACTTTTAAAATAA
- a CDS encoding menaquinone biosynthesis decarboxylase: protein MYKNLQDFIRHLEEKGMLKRIKAEVNAELEITEIADRISKKYGPALLFENVKGSDYPVLINAMGSYERMSMALGVEKLDDIGNDIGEFIDMSNYLGIMKKFKSLPRLARMATVFPIKLPTKGACQEIIENEPDLFKLPILKCWPQDAGRFITLPLVITKDPESEIQNMGMYRMQVFDKNTTGMHWHLHKDGREIYDKYKVLDGRMPVSVALGCDPAITYSATAPLPKMIDEMMFAGFLRKSPVKLVKSITNDIYVPADAEFIIEGYVDVNEEYELEGPFGDHTGYYSLADYYPVFHVTCITHRKNPVYPATIVGKPPMEDCYMGKATERIFLPLLKMQYPDILDFNFPLEGVFHNCVIVSIKKRYPGHAKKIMNSLWGIGQMMYTKMIIVVDENINPHDISTVAWKVFNNIDAKRDVVISEGPLDALDHASNLPHYGYRMGIDATKKWASEGHDREWPDDIEMTEDIKEFVSKRWDEYGIE from the coding sequence ATGTATAAGAATTTGCAGGATTTCATAAGGCATTTAGAAGAAAAAGGTATGCTAAAAAGAATAAAAGCAGAAGTGAATGCAGAATTAGAAATTACAGAGATAGCTGATAGAATTTCAAAAAAGTATGGGCCTGCTCTTTTGTTTGAAAATGTAAAAGGATCAGATTATCCTGTACTTATCAATGCAATGGGTAGTTATGAAAGAATGAGTATGGCTCTTGGAGTAGAAAAGCTTGATGATATTGGAAATGATATTGGAGAGTTTATTGATATGTCTAATTATCTTGGAATTATGAAGAAATTTAAATCACTTCCAAGGCTAGCAAGAATGGCAACAGTGTTTCCTATAAAATTGCCAACAAAGGGTGCTTGTCAAGAGATTATTGAAAATGAACCAGATTTATTTAAACTTCCTATACTAAAATGTTGGCCCCAGGATGCAGGAAGATTTATTACTCTTCCTCTTGTTATAACTAAGGATCCTGAAAGTGAAATTCAGAATATGGGTATGTATAGAATGCAGGTGTTTGATAAGAATACCACAGGCATGCACTGGCATTTGCATAAAGATGGAAGAGAAATTTATGATAAGTATAAAGTTTTAGATGGAAGGATGCCTGTATCAGTAGCTCTTGGATGTGATCCGGCAATAACCTATTCTGCTACAGCGCCGCTTCCCAAAATGATTGATGAAATGATGTTTGCTGGATTTTTGAGAAAGTCTCCTGTAAAACTTGTGAAATCAATAACTAATGATATATATGTACCAGCAGATGCTGAATTTATTATAGAAGGATATGTAGATGTAAATGAAGAGTATGAACTTGAAGGACCTTTTGGAGATCATACAGGTTATTATTCACTTGCAGATTACTATCCAGTATTTCATGTTACATGTATAACTCATAGAAAAAATCCTGTTTATCCAGCAACAATTGTGGGAAAGCCTCCTATGGAAGACTGTTATATGGGAAAGGCTACAGAAAGAATTTTTCTTCCTCTTTTGAAAATGCAGTATCCAGATATATTAGATTTTAATTTTCCATTAGAAGGAGTATTTCATAACTGTGTAATTGTTTCTATTAAAAAAAGGTATCCAGGTCATGCTAAGAAAATAATGAATTCTCTTTGGGGAATTGGCCAAATGATGTACACTAAAATGATAATTGTGGTAGATGAGAATATAAATCCTCATGACATATCCACAGTAGCCTGGAAAGTATTTAATAATATAGATGCCAAGAGAGATGTGGTTATTTCAGAAGGACCTTTAGATGCACTTGACCATGCATCAAACCTTCCACACTATGGGTATAGAATGGGTATAGATGCCACAAAAAAATGGGCTAGTGAAGGGCATGATAGAGAGTGGCCAGATGATATCGAAATGACTGAAGATATAAAAGAGTTTGTTTCAAAGAGGTGGGATGAATATGGTATTGAGTAA
- a CDS encoding ABC transporter ATP-binding protein produces MLRIDDLIVSYKAQKNTIKAIGPLSMEIGSGDIYAIIGPSGCGKSTLLHVLGGIIREYQGSVLIKGDRLDPKIHDIGFIPQGFGLLPWKNVEENCLLALNIKGKIVEDNSKQRINAVMNKLNIDSLKERYPNELSGGQKQRVAIARAFIMNPALLLMDEPFSALDALTREDAQKLFIDIWNQYKITTVFVTHSIEEAIYMGKKIVIMSEGPGNIVEIIDNTLFNVENLGEREEYYKLTKHIRRIIKKGWKI; encoded by the coding sequence ATGCTGCGGATAGATGATTTAATTGTGAGTTATAAAGCTCAAAAAAACACAATAAAGGCAATAGGGCCATTAAGCATGGAAATAGGTAGTGGAGATATTTATGCAATTATTGGACCATCAGGTTGTGGAAAGTCTACACTACTTCATGTGCTTGGTGGAATTATAAGAGAGTATCAGGGAAGCGTTTTAATCAAAGGGGATAGACTTGATCCTAAAATACATGATATAGGCTTTATTCCTCAAGGATTTGGACTTCTCCCATGGAAAAATGTTGAGGAAAATTGTTTATTAGCTCTTAATATAAAGGGGAAGATTGTAGAAGATAATTCAAAACAAAGAATCAATGCTGTAATGAATAAATTAAATATTGATTCACTTAAGGAGAGATACCCTAATGAATTAAGTGGAGGTCAGAAGCAAAGGGTTGCTATAGCAAGAGCTTTTATAATGAATCCAGCGTTACTACTTATGGACGAGCCTTTTTCAGCGCTGGATGCCCTTACAAGGGAGGATGCACAGAAGCTTTTTATAGATATATGGAACCAATATAAGATAACCACAGTTTTTGTAACTCACAGTATTGAAGAAGCAATTTATATGGGTAAAAAGATTGTTATAATGTCAGAAGGTCCCGGTAATATAGTTGAAATTATTGATAATACTCTTTTTAATGTTGAAAATTTAGGAGAAAGAGAAGAGTATTATAAATTAACTAAACATATAAGAAGAATTATAAAAAAGGGATGGAAAATATGA
- a CDS encoding ABC transporter substrate-binding protein, with amino-acid sequence MLKLKKIISLISTVVLISTMSACSSAKEKVNKKTITVGLITSVDAVPFIMADEKGYFKKHGLDVKLQMFKSAKDRDAAFQSGELDGVTADEVAVSLYQNSNFNVKITGSTDGNFMLIANKASGIKSIGDIKGKSVAISDKTVIEYTLDRMIEKNSMKPEAVNKKLVPAIPARLEMLRNNKIDLALLPEPFSTLAIKDGGVLLENASKLGMFPAISAFTEKSINDKGKEIKEFYKAYDEAVEYINNTPISGYEDTVIKAAGYPKDMKGKIILPKFRKNVLPSDEELKLVIDWSTKKGIIKKALIPKDLVSDVAIK; translated from the coding sequence ATGTTGAAATTAAAAAAAATAATATCTTTAATAAGTACAGTAGTATTAATATCAACAATGTCTGCATGCTCATCAGCAAAAGAAAAAGTTAATAAAAAAACTATAACTGTAGGTTTGATAACATCTGTGGATGCAGTACCATTTATAATGGCAGATGAAAAGGGATATTTTAAAAAGCATGGTTTAGATGTTAAGCTCCAGATGTTCAAAAGTGCAAAGGACAGAGATGCAGCATTTCAAAGTGGAGAATTAGATGGAGTGACAGCAGATGAGGTAGCAGTTTCTCTTTACCAAAATTCAAATTTTAATGTGAAGATAACAGGAAGTACAGATGGTAATTTTATGCTCATAGCAAACAAAGCTTCAGGAATAAAATCTATAGGAGATATTAAAGGCAAAAGTGTAGCTATATCTGATAAAACTGTTATAGAGTATACACTAGATAGGATGATAGAAAAAAACTCCATGAAGCCAGAAGCTGTAAATAAAAAGTTAGTTCCAGCTATACCAGCAAGGCTTGAAATGTTAAGAAATAACAAGATTGATTTAGCACTTCTTCCAGAACCCTTCTCAACTCTTGCAATAAAAGATGGAGGAGTACTCCTTGAAAATGCAAGTAAGCTTGGAATGTTTCCAGCAATTTCAGCTTTTACTGAAAAGTCAATAAATGATAAAGGAAAAGAAATTAAAGAGTTTTATAAGGCTTATGATGAGGCTGTTGAATATATAAATAATACACCAATTTCTGGATATGAAGATACAGTAATTAAGGCTGCTGGCTATCCAAAGGATATGAAAGGTAAAATTATTCTGCCTAAGTTTAGAAAAAATGTTCTTCCATCTGATGAGGAACTAAAGCTTGTTATTGATTGGAGCACAAAAAAGGGTATTATAAAGAAAGCTTTGATTCCTAAAGATTTAGTAAGTGATGTAGCAATAAAATAA